AGCTCACACGCCGCGTCGCCTCCTCCCCTCGCGTGCGCGGCGTCGATGGAAGGAGGATGCGCTGGCCCGAAGCGGCGACCGCCATCCCCCACTTCTCTTGCGCGACCTGCTGCACTTCCGTGAAACGGCACTCCTGCTTCAGCCTCGTTAGCAGGATCGCTTCGTCGGTCTCGAGAGACTGGAGATGCCGCTCCAGCCGCTCGATCCTTCCGCTCGTCTCCTTGATTGCGAGGCGCTCCCAGGTCAGCAGAAGCAGGAAGGAAAAGAAGCCGACCAGCAGGATGATCCCCCACAGGCCGGCCGGTCGACGCGGTCGGTGATGCCTCGCAGCCGCCATGTCAGTCCTTCCTTTCGAGGGCCCGCAGCCTCGCCGATCGGGCCCTGGCATTCCCCAGGACTTCGTCCCTTCCGGGACGCACGACTTTCTTGGTGAGCATCCGGAATCGGGGCTCTCGGTCCGCCCCCGGTTCCTTTCTGTGGAGCTGCTTGACCCGCCTGTCGCTGAGCGACTCATAGGCGATGACGAGCAGCCGGCCTCCCGGCACGAGCCAGTCGGACGCGTGGCGGAGAAGCGAGTCGATCTCCTCCAGCTCGCGGTTGACCCTCATTCTCAGGGCCTGGAAGATCCGCGAGAGTTCGGCGGGCCCTCCCGGGAGGGCTCCGGCCCGCCGCAGGATCGAGGCGAGATCTCCTGCCGTCTCGATCGGCGCGCGCTCGCGACCCCGCACGATCGCCCGCGCCGCGGCCCTCGGCCGGCGGACCTCGCCCAGCTCGCGCAAGAGCGTGATCAACTCCTCCTCCTCGAGATCGCGCAGGAGGTCCCCGGCCGTCCGCGACAGGCTGAGGTCCATCCGCATGTCGAGGGGAGCCGTCGGATCGGCGTACTGGAATCCGCGCGAAGGCTGGTCGAGCACCGCGGAGTTCAGACCGAGATCGACGAAGATGCCATGCGCGAGGGCGCCTTCTTCTGCGAGACGCTCCCCGATCCGGGAGAACGATTCGTTGAATAGCCTCACGCGTCCCTCTTCTCCGGCGAGCGCGGCCCTGGCGATCTCAAGCACGTCCGCATCCCAGTCGAATCCCCACAGGCGGCCGCTGGCGGAGAGATGCCGGAGGATGCCCCTGGCGTGACCTCCGCAGCCGACGGTCCCGTCCACGTACAGCCCATCCGCGTCCCAGACGAGGAATCGAGGAACCTCGCTCTCCAGCACGGGCGTGTGGCCCATCGGGGTTTCCCTTGTCTCCGGTACGGCGCCTCGCGGTCCGAGAGCGTCCCATGCCGACGCGGCTAGGGTTTTGCGCGTCCCGGTGCGATTGGGTCTTGCCCGAGAGTCGGCCCTCGGACCGCGTGCGCCGCCTCCGAAGAGCGGGCTAGTTCCTCGAAACCCCAAGGGGTGAGAGGTCCTGGATGAACTCCTCCATCCGGACCCGCTCATCCCTCGCCGGGAGCCGTACGTCGCACCCGGCGAACAACTCGATCTCCTCGACCGATAGCGTCAACAGAACGATCGCGAGCAAGTACGGATCGATGCCGCGGCACTGGATCGCGACGCGCCGTCTGCTCAAGCGCCTCAGCTCCTGAGCGACGGGGGCCATGCCGCGGAAGTCGATGTGCGAGACATTCTGCCAGTCGATCAACACAGACTCCGTCGCGGAGGGAAGATCGCCGAGAAGCTCCGCGAGTCGCGCGAGCTCCGGTCGTCCCATGGTCCCCGACAGATGCGCCGCCCATTCCCCCTCCGCGATCCTGACCAGCATCTCGCCAGGATCCTCGGCTCCTCGAATGAGCCCACGAATCATCGATCCCTCGGACATCGCGCGGAGCCTCCCTAGTCGCGGTGGCGGAAGTAGCTGCTCGCCAGTTCCTCGATCGTTCCCGAGGACTTCTTTCCGCTGGCCTGGTATTCCTGGAATAGGCGGGGCGACCACAGCTCGATCCGCGTGTTCGCGCCGTAGATCAGCACCTCGCGCTCGAGACTTGCGAAATCGCGCAGACCTTGGTTAATCTGTATGCGCCCTTGCGCGTCGGGCTTCTGGACGTCCGCGTCGTGCAGCATCAGCCGCTCGAAGTAGCGGGCCTCGCGCTCGGACTGGAACTCCTCGCGCTCGAATCGGGCCTGGAACTTCTCCCATGTCGAGGGGGGAAGGAGAAAGAGACAGCCATCGAAACCACGGATGAGGATCAGATGGGTCGCGTTGGCGAGCTTCATGATCTCGCGGTGCTTGGCGGGGACGTTGGTCCTTCCCTTCCGGTCCATCGCGTGGATGAATGTCCCGACAAAGGGAATCACGGTGCCCCCCGACCCGAGATATGACGATCAACTAACCCATTTCAACCCACTGCGGGGTTCAACTTAACCCTCCTTACCCCTCGGGTCAACAGGAAAAGGCCTGAAGACCCTTTTTGTCCGGGCGTTCTGCGCTGTTGATGGCGTCACGAACAATCGATCGGTATGTCTACGAGACGACCTCGTCGAGGATGTCGGCGAGGCGGCGGGCGAGGCGGCGGCGATCGTAGGACGCGACAACCTCCGGATCGGTCCGGGCCCGCAGGGCCCCTTCCGCGAGATAGGCGGCGAATAGATCGGCCAGCGCGCGGGCGCCTCTCTCTGGATCCGATGGGGGCGCGCAGGCGCCGGCCCCCGACGTCCGGATCAGATCCCACGCCGCCCCTCCCTCGGGGACAAGGGCGAGGATGGGACGGCCGGATCGCAGATACTCGGGGACCTTCCCCGGAAGGATGAGACGCCCCTCGTCGCTGTCCTGTTCCATCAGGAGCAGCAGCTGGGCCTCGTGGAGCCTCTTGATCCCCTCGCGATGCGCAACCGGGTCGGCGAAGCGAACCAGGTCGGAGAATCCCCTGCGGCGCGCCTCGCGCTCATCCTCGCTGTAGCGTGGTCCGACAAGCTCCACGCGCGTGCGCGCTCGCGCGTCGGGCCGCAGGCGAAAGAACGCTTCCAGGTGATCGAGCAGCGGCGAGACTCCTCGCTCGGGATTGAGCTGCCCCATGTGCAGGAGGAGGAACGATGGATCAGGGGGCGGAACCTCTCGCGGAAAGTCATCCCCGTCCCAGCCGTTCGGAATGCAGACGACCTTGGCGGGATCGATTCCCGCGATCCTCTCTCTGAAATCGCGCGCGGTCGCCTCGGAAGTCACGATGATCCGCGAGGCGGCCCGAACGACGCGCTCCTCCAGGCGATGCTGGATGCGCCTGTGGAGCGGCGTCGGAGGACGGAAGCTCATCCTGCGCGTCCACGGATCGCGGAAGTCCGCGATCCACGGGATTCTCATGCGCGAGAGGCGAAGCCCGACCAGGTGCGCGCTGTCGGGCGATGAGGTCGTCATGAGGACCGCCCCCGGTTTCCACGCCCGCCGGACGGCCCGTGTCGCCACCGGAACCCAGCCGACGTAGGGATCGGGGATCAGGAAGATCGAGGAGAGCCGCCTGAGGAGGCGCTGAGACCTTCCGGAGCGGCAGGCCGCGCCGGCGGCGCCCCGCCG
This genomic window from Candidatus Eisenbacteria bacterium contains:
- the rsmH gene encoding 16S rRNA (cytosine(1402)-N(4))-methyltransferase RsmH; protein product: MSGSGWRSSSRTSHPLGFRGTSPLFGGGARGPRADSRARPNRTGTRKTLAASAWDALGPRGAVPETRETPMGHTPVLESEVPRFLVWDADGLYVDGTVGCGGHARGILRHLSASGRLWGFDWDADVLEIARAALAGEEGRVRLFNESFSRIGERLAEEGALAHGIFVDLGLNSAVLDQPSRGFQYADPTAPLDMRMDLSLSRTAGDLLRDLEEEELITLLRELGEVRRPRAAARAIVRGRERAPIETAGDLASILRRAGALPGGPAELSRIFQALRMRVNRELEEIDSLLRHASDWLVPGGRLLVIAYESLSDRRVKQLHRKEPGADREPRFRMLTKKVVRPGRDEVLGNARARSARLRALERKD
- a CDS encoding glycosyltransferase family 4 protein, which encodes MSSPASIGAPRAMPSGTAPAPRASGSLPDSTGSVYRPRTACGPSASGWATAHVPSGRRAVRSLIYVAYFFPPTGGAGVQRTLKFARYLPEHSWRPTIVTVKESRYWMVDPTLSSEIPADLEVVRTEARTIPARLGGLARGRRGAAGAACRSGRSQRLLRRLSSIFLIPDPYVGWVPVATRAVRRAWKPGAVLMTTSSPDSAHLVGLRLSRMRIPWIADFRDPWTRRMSFRPPTPLHRRIQHRLEERVVRAASRIIVTSEATARDFRERIAGIDPAKVVCIPNGWDGDDFPREVPPPDPSFLLLHMGQLNPERGVSPLLDHLEAFFRLRPDARARTRVELVGPRYSEDEREARRRGFSDLVRFADPVAHREGIKRLHEAQLLLLMEQDSDEGRLILPGKVPEYLRSGRPILALVPEGGAAWDLIRTSGAGACAPPSDPERGARALADLFAAYLAEGALRARTDPEVVASYDRRRLARRLADILDEVVS
- the mraZ gene encoding division/cell wall cluster transcriptional repressor MraZ yields the protein MIPFVGTFIHAMDRKGRTNVPAKHREIMKLANATHLILIRGFDGCLFLLPPSTWEKFQARFEREEFQSEREARYFERLMLHDADVQKPDAQGRIQINQGLRDFASLEREVLIYGANTRIELWSPRLFQEYQASGKKSSGTIEELASSYFRHRD